A genomic region of Pirellulales bacterium contains the following coding sequences:
- a CDS encoding zinc-dependent alcohol dehydrogenase family protein, with the protein MRAMLLDRPHSPLRAADVPDPTPGTGQLLIEVRACGVCRTDLHVVDGELSSPKLPLVPGHEIVGVVRQLGADVRNFQLGQRVGVPWLAWTCGVCPYCLRGEENLCDRPRFTGYTVDGGYAGLTIADARYCFSIPELYSDAEAAPLLCAGLIGYRSLRMVGDARRLGIYGFGAAAHIIAQVAIHEGREVFAFTRAGDRQGQDFARSLGAVWAGASEERPPAELDAAILFAPVGGLVPLSLAAVRKGGIVVCAGIHMSDIPSFSYDLLWGERIVRSVANLTRRDAEEFLALAPQVPVRTAVETFPLARANEALAALRAGSVQGAAVLLLAQ; encoded by the coding sequence ATGCGCGCGATGCTTCTCGATCGGCCGCACTCACCCTTGCGAGCTGCCGACGTCCCCGATCCCACGCCCGGCACGGGACAGCTTCTGATCGAGGTTCGCGCCTGCGGCGTTTGCCGGACGGACTTGCACGTCGTCGACGGCGAATTGTCCTCTCCCAAGCTACCGCTGGTCCCCGGACATGAAATCGTGGGAGTCGTGCGGCAACTAGGCGCGGACGTGCGCAACTTTCAACTCGGCCAGCGTGTGGGCGTTCCCTGGCTCGCCTGGACGTGCGGCGTTTGCCCTTACTGTTTGCGCGGCGAAGAGAATCTTTGCGATCGGCCGCGGTTTACCGGCTATACGGTCGATGGCGGTTATGCCGGGCTGACCATTGCCGACGCGCGCTACTGCTTTTCCATTCCAGAACTCTATTCCGATGCCGAAGCGGCGCCGTTGTTGTGCGCCGGCTTGATCGGCTATCGCTCGCTGCGCATGGTGGGCGACGCGCGGCGATTGGGGATCTATGGTTTTGGCGCCGCCGCACACATCATCGCCCAGGTCGCGATTCACGAGGGGCGCGAAGTGTTTGCCTTCACGCGCGCCGGCGATCGCCAAGGCCAGGATTTTGCGAGATCGCTCGGAGCCGTCTGGGCCGGCGCCTCGGAAGAACGACCACCGGCCGAACTCGATGCCGCGATCCTTTTCGCGCCTGTCGGCGGGCTGGTTCCACTTTCGCTGGCGGCCGTGCGCAAAGGAGGCATTGTCGTCTGCGCTGGCATACACATGAGCGACATCCCGTCGTTCTCTTACGATTTGCTGTGGGGGGAACGCATCGTCCGCTCGGTCGCCAATCTCACCCGCCGTGACGCCGAGGAATTTCTCGCGCTGGCGCCGCAGGTACCGGTGCGAACGGCGGTTGAGACCTTTCCGCTGGCGCGTGCGAACGAGGCACTCGCGGCGCTGCGAGCCGGCAGCGTGCAGGGGGCCGCCGTGTTGTTACTTGCCCAATAG
- a CDS encoding sugar phosphate isomerase/epimerase: MTRSYETTGRDSGPQRGARRAAGDLSRRRFLGWAAAGAGAAMFGRVARARAADDYAGFVMGLQTYSLRNYSADKMLDLARDFGVKTLEFFPGHLPQTDSASQIEGVKQKLNARKLTALGYGVVPFTKDHEANRKMFEFAKKAGVRYLSADPHEDSFDSLDKLVAEYDIRIAIHNHGPGARYDKVADVLNAIKGHHPSIGACADLGHYIRAGEDPVRAISLLTGRLYGVHLKDFAEPKKDAAGVILGRGQLNLPATFRALRKAEFPIDACLALEYEEKPDDPLEDIRQCLAAAAEGAKESRG; this comes from the coding sequence ATGACGCGATCGTACGAAACAACTGGCCGTGACAGCGGCCCGCAGCGTGGCGCCCGGCGCGCCGCGGGAGACCTCTCACGGCGACGCTTCCTCGGCTGGGCCGCGGCAGGCGCGGGCGCTGCGATGTTCGGCCGTGTCGCGCGGGCACGGGCGGCAGACGATTACGCCGGTTTCGTGATGGGGTTGCAGACGTACTCGCTGCGCAATTATTCGGCCGACAAGATGCTCGACCTGGCGCGCGATTTCGGCGTGAAGACGTTGGAATTCTTCCCCGGCCATCTACCGCAAACTGATTCGGCCTCGCAGATCGAGGGCGTCAAGCAAAAGCTGAACGCCCGAAAGCTGACTGCGCTGGGCTATGGCGTTGTGCCGTTTACGAAGGACCATGAAGCCAACCGCAAGATGTTCGAGTTTGCCAAGAAGGCCGGCGTGCGATATTTGTCGGCCGATCCGCACGAGGATTCGTTCGATAGCCTCGACAAACTCGTGGCCGAATACGACATTCGCATCGCGATTCACAATCATGGTCCCGGCGCACGGTATGACAAAGTGGCCGACGTATTGAACGCCATCAAGGGGCATCATCCCTCGATTGGCGCGTGTGCCGATCTGGGGCATTACATTCGCGCCGGCGAAGATCCGGTGCGTGCAATCTCGCTGTTGACCGGCCGCTTGTACGGCGTCCACTTGAAGGATTTCGCCGAGCCGAAGAAAGATGCCGCGGGCGTGATCCTAGGACGCGGACAGTTGAACCTGCCGGCTACGTTCCGCGCGCTGCGTAAGGCGGAATTTCCGATCGACGCCTGTCTGGCGCTTGAGTACGAAGAGAAGCCAGACGATCCGCTCGAGGACATTCGCCAATGCCTGGCCGCCGCCGCGGAAGGGGCCAAAGAATCGCGAGGCTGA